Proteins from a single region of Fundulus heteroclitus isolate FHET01 chromosome 12, MU-UCD_Fhet_4.1, whole genome shotgun sequence:
- the gcn1 gene encoding eIF-2-alpha kinase activator GCN1 isoform X2 produces MAADTQVSDILKKFAVKVTTASIKERKEIYGDLKECLKGKELPEPAVRGLCKLFCLTPHRYRDAASRRELLSVIGQLAERQPDVLVSGLLQGLLTCGVISRNGEPSKSTGSAAFIGLSWTCLLIPKVFSAPEKREGPTWKKMVEVQSLLVAEVVGGAKTTAKKSSLKNLCHLWEEKPGLVDHYISTLLTLDQSPTTLPMLGVCLDFCSAQKDKATIEKHKSALLDLYIKSVLMSKTKPQQHILDKSGSLLRHVTHSEFKELLLPALQKTMLRSPENAMQTVSCLLSAVTLDLSQYAMDIGKAIASQLKANNAQLMEEAVKAMENLAQQCSDATAVQDIVTHLFKILGGSEGKLTVVAQKMNVLSGIGSCSRHAASGTSSQTLSSAVTVMFIPYLQQEVHEGTLVHAVSVLSQWSSRLTVEVPAALLDWFKKAFTLKTSTSAVRHAYLQTMLGAFKGDTLAQSSDLVPLLLQTVEKAAAQISQHALLAEGVAASVLLSRLALLETQTEAKFSSFWNLILDEKKPLFTTEKFLSQGSEETLLAVLQLCERLFLDHAHRLNASKSQMYHYATVAVLLSQSWRVRKRAQQSVRKLLSSLGGSNLARGLLGELRVVINKHKVLPQDVLVSESGELTELGRSYVPPRVLLDALCVVCSAASQWGDPAEAENVAMETLIVAHHPSIVNARPGLWPVLLASMNIRAEELIEKNLEAILPQLLEVNADSQAVKNAVGALSVLSPNKLLPRVMVHVIEGLSQPTLLQVTREEYAIMQTPDGELYDNSIIQSAQKENTKKVNMKRENKAYSYKEQIIELELQEEMKRKKGIKDEVQLTSKQKEMIQNQLEKESAVRKRLQGMDAELQSVVGLLEATLKAGPAQITRELPGVLQVLIPLLQSPLAAPCIQQIFLDIGVCLMPKHLHHLAVLVGHVTLRLLKPECDLDQAWDEEDLDTAANRTVLLLYDHTVPQREGKTADVAPLAAPAFSFCFPLLNAMLRESSGSTEEAESLMSRALQVINVHSQLRASTASDDMAIDENGPELLPRMNMLLLLTRVISTATPRLQVLASQCLTVLCASAGGGDGCTVAEQQEIDVLLNALLSSCFSVRDAALRGLVEMEFALPTDSTESSGMSLLRRLWVARFDVEEEGRLLAEKLWESLGLELVPELCSMLIGDITHHEEAIRTAAAEALSSAVSQYREQAATVLGQLTELYHQKLYRPPPVLDALGRVISESPPDQWEARCGIALALNQMSQYLDEAQVTPLFLFFVPDALNDRHTEVRRCMLDAALSALNSHGKDNVSSLLPVFEEFLKNAPQDASYDSVRQSVVILMGSLAKHLDKNDPKVKPIVAKLITALSTPSQQVQESVAGCLPPLVPAIKEDAAGIVQNLLQLLLESDKYAERKGAAYGLAGLVKGLGILALKQQDIMTTLTDAIQDKKNFRRREGALFAFEMLCNMLGKLFEPYVVHVLPHLLLCFGDGNQYVREAADDCAKAVMRNLSAHGVKLVLPSLLVALEEESWRTKAGSVELLGAMAYCAPKQLSSCLPSIVPKLTEVLTDSHVKVQKAGQQALRQIGSVIRNPEILAITPILLDALTDPSRKTQTCLQTLLDTKFVHFIDAPSLALIMPIVQRAFQDRSTDTRKMAAQIIGNMYSLTDQKDLSPYLPSVIPGLKASLLDPVPDVRTVSAKALGAMVKGMGESCFDDLLPWLMETLASEQSSVDRSGAAQGLAEVMAGLGVEKLDKLMPDVVQTASKVDIASHVRDGYIMMFIYLPLTFGDKFTPYVGPIIPCILKALADENEYVRDTALRAGQRIISMYAETAIALLLPELEQGLFDDLWRIRFSSVQLLGDLLFHISGVTGKMTTETASEDDNFGTAASTKAIISALGAERRNRVLSGLYMGRSDTQLVVRQASLHVWKIVVSNTPRTLREILPTLFSLLLGFLASTCPDKRTIAARTLGDLVRKLGEKILPEIIPILEDGLRSDKSDERQGVCIGLSEIMKSTSKDAVLVFSESLVPTVRKALCDPLEEVREAAAKTFEQLHATIGHQALDDILPTLLKQLDDEDTAEFALDGLKQVMAVKSRSVLPYLVPKLTAPPVNTRVLAFLSAVAGDALTRHLGVILPALLSSLKGKLGTEEEAQELCSCQTVILSVEDEAGQRIIIEDLLEATRGADPGLRQAAITVLNAYFARTRLDYSAHIRTLLSGLIRLLNDSNPDVLSQSWDTINSITKKLDASSQLALIDDLHRDIKAIAADVKGQHLPGFCLPKKGVTCILSVLREGVLTGSPEQKEEAAKALGGVIKLTSPEALRPSVVNITGPLIRILGDRFAWTVKTALLETLTLLLAKVGIALKPFLPQLQTTFLKALQDSSRAVRLRAAEALGQLVAIHAKVDPLFTEQLSAIRNAEDSGVRETMLQALRFVIQGAGSKVDPAIRKSITTTLLGMLGHDEDATRMASAGCIGELCAFLSEEELKNLLLQHVLADVSGVDWMVRHGRSLALAIAVKTAPEKLCAKDYCETVTETVLTNATADRIPIATSGIRALGYLMRHQLRTEGGSSISQRTITQFVKCLQNQSSDIRLVSERVLWWVFKDPDTPSMDASQIKPLLKSLLDNTKDKNTTVRAQSEHTIVNLLRLRQGEETMQSVTAILDSASNELLSECHRRSLKKIASLPDSNEEIDDTILT; encoded by the exons AGTTACCAGAGCCTGCTGTCAGAGGACTGTGCAAGCTCTTCTGCCTCACTCCACACAGATATCG GGATGCTGCGTCACGCAGAGAGCTGCTCTCTGTCATTGGCCAGCTGGCTGAGAGACAGCCCGATGTCCTGGTGTCCGGCCTCCTCCAGGGCCTTTTGACCTGTGGCGTCATCAGTAGAAACGGGGAGCCAAG CAAAAGCACCGGCTCTGCCGCCTTCATAGGCTTGTCCTGGACCTGCCTTTTAATTCCCAAAGTGTTTTCTGCACCAGAGAAAAGAGAAGGACCCACCTggaaaaaaatg GTGGAGGTTCAGAGCCTTCTCGTGGCGGAGGTGGTGGGTGGAGCCAAAACCACAGCGAAGAAATCAAGCCTTAAGAATCTCTGTCACCTCTGGGAAGAA AAGCCTGGACTGGTTGATCACTACATCAGCACCCTGTTGACTCTGGACCAGAGCCCTACAACCCTGCCCATGCTGGGGGTGTGCTTGGACTTCTGCTCCGCCCAGAAGGACAAGGCTACAATAGAGAAACACAAG AGCGCCCTGTTGGACCTTTACATAAAGTCAGTCCTGATGAGCAAAACCAAGCCGCAGCAGCACATTTTGGACAAGAGCGGCTCCTTACTGCGTCACGTCACCCACTCGGAGTTcaaggagctgctgctgcccgCCCTGCAGAAGACCATGCTCCGCAGTCCAGAGAACGCCATGCAGA CCGTCTCCTGCCTGCTGTCCGCTGTAACTCTGGATCTCAGCCAGTATGCCATGGATATCGGAAAGGCCATAGCAA GCCAGCTGAAGGCCAATAACGCCCAGCTGATGGAGGAAGCTGTCAAGGCCATGGAGAACCTGGCCCAGCAGTGCAGCGACGCCACTGCAGTGCAGGACATCGTCACCCACCTTTTCAAGATTCTCGGAG GGTCTGAAGGGAAGCTCACAGTTGTCGCCCAAAAAATGAACGTGTTGTCAG GCATTGGCAGCTGCAGCCGTCATGCGGCGTCGGGaacgtccagtcagactctcAGCTCTGCAGTCACCGTGATGTTCATCCCATACTTACAACAGGAAG TTCACGAGGGCACCCTGGTGCACGCCGTGTCTGTGCTGTCTCAGTGGAGCAGCCGCCTCACGGTGGAGGTTCCTGCCGCTCTGCTGGACTGGTTCAAGAAGGCCTTCACTCTGAAGACCTCCACCTCTGCAGTGCGCCACGCCTACCTTCAGACCATGCTGGGGGCCTTTAAAG GCGACACCTTGGCCCAGTCCTCGGACCTCGTTCCCCTGCTCCTCCAAACTGTTGAGAAAGCTGCGGCGCAAATCTCCCAGCATGCTCTGCTGGCCGAGGGTGTTGCCGCTTCAGTCCTTTTGAGCCGACTTGCGCTGCTTGAGACGCAAACGG AGGCTAAATTCAGCAGCTTTTGGAACCTGATCTTAGACGAGAAGAAGCCATTATTTACCACAGAGAAGTTCCTCTCCCAAGGCAGTGAAGAGA CGCTGCTCGCTGTGCTGCAGCTCTGTGAGAGGCTGTTTCTGGACCACGCTCACCGACTCAACGCCAGCAAGTCACA GATGTACCATTACGCCACAGTGGCAGTGCTGTTGTCTCAGAGCTGGCGTGTGAGGAAGAGGGCGCAGCAGTCCGTCAGGAAGCTGCTCTCCTCTCTGGGTGGATCCAATCTGGCTCGCGGCCTTCTCGGAGAACTACGGGTCGTCATCAACAAACACAAA GTTCTGCCTCAGGACGTCCTGGTGTCGGAGTCAGGGGAGCTGACAGAGCTCGGTCGCAGCTACGTTCCTCCTCGTGTCCTGCTGGATGCCTTGTGTGTCGTTTGCTCAGCTGCCAGCCAGTGGGGCGACCCGGCCGAAGCCGAGAACGTGGCCATGGAGACCCTCATCGTTGCTCATCATCCCTCTATAG TCAACGCTCGCCCTGGCTTGTGGCCTGTTCTGCTCGCCTCCATGAATATACGAGCTGAGGAACTTATTGAAAAGAACCTTGAAGCTATCCTGCCGCAGCTGCTGGAGGTCAACGCTGACAGCCAG GCGGTGAAAAATGCCGTAGGCGCCCTCAGCGTCCTCTCCCCAAACAAGCTGTTGCCGCGGGTGATGGTTCACGTCATCGAAGGCCTGTCCCAGCCCACTCTGCTGCAAGTCACCAGGGAGGAGTACGCCATCATGCAGACCCCTGATGGAGAACTGTACGATAACAGCATCATCCAGAG CGCCCAGAAGGAAAACACCAAGAAAGTCAACATGAAGAGAGAAAACAAGGCCTACTCCTACAAGGAGCAGATCATTGAACTGGAGTTACAGGAG gagatgaagaggaaaaaaggcatCAAAGATGAAGTGCAGTTAACCAGCAAACAAAAGGAAATGATTCAGAACCAGCTGGAGAAGGAGTCAGCTGTTCGCAAGAGACTCCAGGGG ATGGATGCTGAGCTGCAGAGTGTGGTGGGTCTGCTGGAGGCTACCCTGAAAGCGGGACCCGCTCAGATCACCAGGGAACTCCCCGGCGTCCTTCAGGTTCTGATCCCCCTGCTCCAATCCCCTCTGGCTGCTCCGTGCATCCAGCAGATCTTCTTGGACATCGGCGTGTGCCTCATGCCCAAACACCTTCACCATCTGG CTGTACTCGTGGGTCATGTGACGCTACGCTTGCTGAAGCCTGAGTGCGACCTGGACCAGGCTTGGGACGAGGAGGACCTGGACACAGCAGCCAACCGCACTGTGTTGCTGTTGTACGACCACACTGTCCCACAGAGAGAAGGCAAGACTGCAG ATGTAGCTCCACTGGCTGCTCCTGCCTTCTCCTTCTGCTTCCCTCTCCTCAACGCGATGCTCAGGGAGTCTTCAGGCAGCACCGAGGAGGCGGAGAGCTTGATGAGCAGAGCCCTGCAAGTCATCAACGTGCACTCGCAGCTACGGGCCAGCACGGCCAGCGATGACATGGCCATAGACGAG AACGGCCCTGAACTCCTTCCACGCATgaacatgctgctgctgctgaccagAGTCATCTCTACAGCTACCCCAAGACTCCAG GTGTTGGCATCCCAGTGCCTCACAGTGCTGTGTGCCAGcgcaggaggaggagacggcTGCACTGTAGCCGAGCAGCAGGAGATAGACGTCCTGCTCAACGCCCTGCTCTCTTCCTGCTTCTCCGTCCGAGACGCCGCGCTCAGG GGATTGGTGGAGATGGAGTTTGCGTTGCCCACAGACAGCACAGAGAGCAGCGGGATGAGTTTGCTGCGCAGGCTTTGGGTTGCCAGGTTTGACGTAGAAGAGGAAGGCCGACTCTTGGCTGAAAA GCTGTGGGAGTCCCTGGGCTTGGAGCTGGTCCCTGAGCTCTGCTCCATGCTGATTGGAGACATCACTCACCACGAGGAGGCCATCCGCACCGCGGCAGCAGAGGCTCTGTCCAGTGCCGTGTCCCAGTACCGAGAGCAGGCCGCCACGGTGCTCGGCCAGCTCACCGAGCTCTACCATCAGAAACTTTAT AGGCCGCCTCCTGTCCTGGATGCTCTAGGAAGAGTGATCTCAGAATCTCCCCCTGACCAGTGGGAGGCAAG GTGTGGCATTGCTCTGGCTCTGAACCAGATGTCCCAGTACCTGGATGAAGCTCAGGTCACCCCgctcttcctcttctttgtCCCCGACGCCCTGAATGACCGCCACACCGAGGTGCGGCGCTGCATGCTGGACGCTGCCCTCTCAGCGCTGAACAGCCATGGAAAG gatAATGTGAGCTCTCTGCTGCCGGTGTTCGAGGAGTTCCTGAAAAACGCCCCGCAGGATGCCAGCTACGACTCCGTGCGCCAGAGCGTAGTTATTCTGATGGGATCTTTGGCCAAACATCTGGATAAAAACGACCCGAAGGTCAAACCCATCGTGGCCAAGCTTATAACGGCTCTCTCAACGCCGTCACAGCAG GTCCAGGAGTCCGTGGCCGGCTGCTTGCCTCCTCTAGTCCCTGCTATCAAGGAAGACGCAGCAGGAATTGTACAgaatctgctgcagctgctgctggagagtGACAAATATGCCGAAAGGAAAGGCGCAGCGTACGGACTGGCCGGACTGGTCAAAGGTCTGGGGATCCTGGCTCTAAAGCAGCAGGACATCATGACCACGCTGACCGACGCCATCCAGGACAAGAAGAACTTCAGACGGAGGGAAG GAGCCCTGTTTGCCTTTGAGATGCTGTGTAACATGCTGGGGAAGCTGTTTGAGCCCTACGTGGTCCACGTGCTGCCGCACCTCTTGCTCTGCTTCGGAGATGGGAACCAGTACGTTAGGGAG GCTGCAGATGATTGTGCCAAGGCTGTGATGAGGAACCTGAGCGCCCACGGTGTGAAGCTGGTCCTCCCCTCTCTACTGGTGGCCCTGGAGGAGGAGTCGTGGAGGACAAAAGCAG GCTCGGTGGAGTTGCTGGGTGCCATGGCGTACTGTGCACCCAAACAGCTGTCGTCCTGCCTGCCCAGCATCGTGCCCAAGCTGACGGAGGTGCTGACCGACTCCCACGTCAAGGTGCAGAAGGCTGGCCAGCAGGCGCTCCGGCAGATCGGCTCCGTCATCCGCAACCCGGAAATCTTGG CCATCACTCCGATCCTGCTAGACGCCCTCACCGACCCATCCAGGAAGACCCAGACGTGCCTGCAGACATTGCTGGACACCAAGTTTGTCCACTTTATCGACGCGCCCTCCTTGGCCCTCATCATGCCCATCGTCCAGAGAGCCTTCCAGGACCGCTCCACTGACACCCGCAAGATGGCTGCGCAGATCATCGGCAACATGTACTCTCTCACTGACCAGAAG GACCTGTCGCCCTACCTGCCGAGCGTTATTCCTGGGCTGAAGGCGTCTCTGCTGGACCCAGTGCCTGAT GTGCGCACGGTCTCGGCCAAGGCTCTGGGTGCCATGGTGAAGGGGATGGGAGAATCCTGCTTCGACGACCTGCTGCCTTGGCTCATGGAGACCCTGGCATCTGAGCAGAGCTCCGTAGACCGCTCTGGAGCCGCTCAAG GTCTGGCTGAGGTGATGGCCGGGCTGGGGGTGGAGAAACTGGACAAGCTGATGCCCGACGTGGTGCAGACTGCCAGCAAGGTGGACATCGCGTCTCACGTCAGAGACGGCTACATCATGATGTTCATCTACCTGCCTCTCACCTTCGGAGACAAGTTCACCCCTTACGTGGGACCCATCATCCCCTGCATTCTCAAG GCTCTGGCGGACGAGAACGAGTACGTGAGGGACACGGCGCTGCGAGCCGGCCAGCGGATCATCAGCATGTACGCCGAGACGGCCATCGCCCTGCTGCTCCCCGAGCTGGAGCAAGGCCTGTTCGACGACCTGTGGAGGATCAG GTTCAGCTCGgtccagctgctgggagacctGCTGTTCCACATTTCCGGCGTAACGGGGAAGATGACCACAGAGACGGCCTCCGAGGATGACAACTTTGGCACCGCTGCGTCCACTAAG GCCATCATCTCTGCCCTGGGAGCCGAGCGAAGGAACCGCGTGCTCTCAGGCCTCTACATGGGCCGCTCCGACACCCAGCTGGTGGTCCGACAGGCTTCTCTCCACGTGTGGAAGATTGTCGTATCCAACACCCCCAGAACCTTACGAGAGATCCTCCCGAcgctgttctccctgctgctggGCTTCCTGGCGTCCACCTGCCCCGACAAGAGAACG ATCGCCGCCCGGACGCTGGGCGATCTGGTGAGGAAGCTGGGAGAGAAGATTCTCCCGGAGATCATCCCCATCCTGGAGGACGGGCTGCGCTCGGACAAGAGCGACGAGAGGCAAGGCGTCTGCATCGGGCTCAGTGAGATCATGAAGTCCACCAGCAAAGATGCG GTGCTAGTCTTCTCTGAGTCGCTGGTCCCGACTGTGAGGAAAGCTCTCTGCGACCCCCTGGAGGAGGTCAGAGAGGCGGCGGCCAAAACCTTTGAGCAGCTCCACGCGACCATCGGTCACCAGGCGCTGGACGACATCCTGCCTACGCTGCTTAAACAGCTG GATGATGAGGACACGGCTGAGTTTGCTTTGGACGGCCTGAAGCAAGTCATGGCGGTGAAGAGCCGCTCTGTGCTGCCCTACCTGGTACCAAAG CTGACGGCTCCTCCCGTGAACACCCGCGTGTTGGCCTTCCTCTCTGCCGTGGCAGGGGATGCTCTGACACGCCACCTCGGCGTCATCCTGCCCGCCCTCCTCTCCTCACTTAAAGGGAAGCTTGGTACGGAGGAGGAAGCCCAG GAACTGTGCAGCTGTCAGACGGTGATCCTCTCTGTGGAGGATGAAGCTGGTCAGAGGATCATCATTGAAGACCTGCTGGAGGCGACTCGCGGCGCCGACCCCGGCCTCAGGCAGGCCGCCATCACCGTCCTCAACGCTTACTTTGCTCGCACTCGGCTGGATTACAGCGCTCACATACGCACTCTGCTGTCAGGCCTCATCCGCCTTCTCAACGACTCCAATCCAGACGTCCTGTCACAGAGCTGGGACACCATCAACTCCATCACCAAG AAACTGGATGCTAGCAGCCAGCTGGCTCTAATCGATGACCTGCATCGTGACATTAAAGCCATTGCTGCTGATGTCAAAGGTCAGCACCTGCCTGGTTTCTGTCTACCCAAGAAG GGTGTGACGTGTATCCTGTCAGTCCTGAGGGAAGGCGTCCTCACAGGCAGCCCTGAGCAGAAAGAAGAGGCAGCTAAGGCCTTGGGGGGAGTTATCAAGCTGACCTCGCCCGAAGCCCTGCGGCCGTCGGTAGTAAACATCACAGGACCCCTCATCCGCATCCTGGGAGATCGCTTCGCCTGGACGGTGAAGACGGCTCTGCTGGAGACTCTCACCCTGCTGCTAGCGAAG GTGGGCATCGCCCTGAAGCCCTTCCTGCCGCAGCTGCAGACCACCTTCCTGAAGGCCCTGCAGGACTCCAGCCGCGCGGTGAGGCTGAGGGCCGCCGAGGCTCTGGGTCAGCTGGTGGCCATCCACGCCAAGGTTGACCCGCTCTTCACCGAGCAGCTCTCGGCTATCCGCAACGCCGAGGACTCTGGAGTCAG ggAAACTATGCTCCAAGCTTTGAGGTTTGTCATCCAGGGGGCCGGATCAAAGGTGGACCCAGCCATTCGCAAGAGCATCACCACCACATTACTGGGCATGCTGGGACACGACGAG gatgCAACACGAATGGCCTCAGCAGGCTGTATTGGTGAGCTGTGCGCTTTCCTGtcagaggaggagctgaagaaTTTGTTACTACAACATGTCTTAG CGGACGTGTCTGGTGTGGACTGGATGGTGCGTCATGGTCGTAGCTTGGCGCTGGCTATAGCTGTGAAGACTGCTCCTGAGAAGCTGTGCGCGAAGGATTACTGCGAGACCGTGACTGAAACGGTTTTGACCAACGCCACTGCTGACAGG ATTCCCATTGCTACCAGTGGGATCAGAGCTTTGGGATATCTGATGAGGCACCAGCTGAGGACAGAGGGAGGCAGCAGCATTTCACAGCGCACCATTACCCAGTTTGTTAAG TGTCTTCAGAACCAATCCAGTGACATCAGACTGGTGTCAGAGCGAGTGCTGTGGTGGGTATTTAAAGACCCCGACACTCCCTCCATGGACGCCAGCCAAATCAAGCCCCTGCTGAAGAGTCTGCTGGACAACACAAAGGACAAGAACACCACGGTGCGAGCCCAGAGCGAACACACCATCGTCAACCTGCTGCGACTCCGCCAAGGAGAGGAAACCATGCAG AGCGTCACTGCCATCCTGGACTCTGCGAGCAACGAGCTGCTGTCAGAGTGTCACCGCCGCTCACTGAAGAAAATCGCCAGCCTGCCAGACTCCAACGAGGAGATCGACGACACCATCCTAACATGA